DNA from Tripterygium wilfordii isolate XIE 37 chromosome 15, ASM1340144v1, whole genome shotgun sequence:
AGTTGGTGTTTGGGGCagctgatgtaataattctcgtaAATGTACAAGAGTATGAATAGTatagtgtatgcaagtacgaggtcgatcctaCAGAGATGAGTTTAATCTAATTATGATACCTAGCTTAACGAATGATGTGGATGAGAAAAGAGAATGACAAAATATTTGATGAAACTAATTTAAactaacaaaaattaaaattcagattttgtagtCAATAAGAGAAGAAGTCTAAGGTAATGATTTCACCTGGCAATCTTATCATaaatattcaattaattaacacacaattatggttctaattcaagggttgattcctTCTTAAATATGCTGGTCCGCGATACTAACAAATATTATCAATAATATATTGATTATGTTCGATTCGTAGTCGTTAACGCAAGGCTAATAACTCagtacgatctaaagaactataacaactaatcaatctcctaaaccttgttcacggCATTCgataattgatttccttaattttgaTTCTACTAAGATATGTGAATTTGGTTCATTTCTTAGTTTTAactagatgagcctaattgcATACCCAATTGATTATCAAgtaatcaaataaataatagactataagcaaaaacgaaaaagaaaaaaattagtgAGAACACGATTCTCAAACTCTCCAAAGCTACTGCCTGTGCACCTCTTATAGTGGCTCAAGGTTTCCCTCCATTAAAACCCTCCAAAAGACCTCCTTTTTCTTCACGTCTCTTTTCCTATTTCTTCAGCTGCAAGTCAAATTTCCTTTTGTGCTTGGCCTTCAATTCAGATTCACCTTTTTATTTCCTTTGAATACCAACCGAATCTCCCTTTTTCTTATAAGCTTTAAAAACTTTGACCAGCCGGGCCCACTTTCTTTAAGGCAATTGTCGAACTTGGGCTTTAATCATGGGCCAAGGAAGCTTTTTGCACCACTTTTGTACAAATGAGCCTGCAGAACTACCCACAATTACTTATGCAATATCTATCGTAATTTCAATGAATAAGAGCCAAAAATTAGTGTAaagtgaggtataaaaatatgtaaCACTCAGTTTGTATGGGCGGGGTCACAAGCCTCAATAGTGCTAGCTTGGTGGTACTGGGTGAGATATCGAGTGGTGAAGGGCTTAAATCTCTGTCCAACATCGCTTAGGGGAAGAAGTGAAGTACAATATATAGGCGAAATTTTCAAACTAGTAATAACCATTTTTCCTTAAAGGGGATGAACCATATCCCATATGAACTCCGCTGTTAAACGTGCTTCTGTGAGTCCCAATGTGGTTGGTCCAAAGCGGACAGAGTGTTACTAGTGTGGAGGTACAAACTATTACGGAAAACAGATAAAATAACCTATTTAGTCTGTGTCCAGTGATTCCCCCTAAGGGTATGAGTTCACTCAGCTTCACCtactaaaaagaagaaaagagagaaatgaCTCTTTCAAGCAATAGCTAAGTAGATATATATCCTTTTTATAATCTAGTTACATTGCTCCAACACAGGTTCCCTAGCAGGGGTAAGTAAATTCTATCTGGGTGTTTATTACTACAAAGTCCAGCCCACCGCATAATATTGTAGGTCCTGGGTCATCACAACCTAGTAACCATTTTAAAGTGTATCATGCTAGTTGATGAAAGACTTGCCCATATAAAACACTTCATAAGCCGCCcccaagcgatgtgggacgaAGGGTTTGTCACATGAATTCACATAAATTAGGGTGATAAGACACTGAATATCGGTATACTCTGGTCAGGTTGCTAGTCCTTCGAAGGTTCCCAACCCCTTTCTCAAAAATGCCATTTCCTTCAATGATATTATATGAGAAATTTTTGAGTAGTACCCGTTGAGTCATTCGTAGAAGCAGCTCTTTCAAAAGTACCAAAAATTGATGAAGGAACTGTGGAATCAGTGGTTTCTTTCATTTGCTGAAAAACAACGCAccgaaagggaaaaaaaaatgaagattcAGATGGATCATACATTGCACAGGCATCATCCTAAGAAGCCAAGCCTAGGGCTGCTCTTTCCCTCTCAATCTGAACTGGCGTTAGAGAGGGTATATTAAGCAATTTGTATAGGTTGTTACACTGTTTTGGAAAGAAGAAATTGGCAGCTTGTTCTTCAAATTTGTGTTCTTCTACATTGTTCTTCTGTTTTCCTGAAAGAGATAGAATCCATTCCACTGCCATTATCAATAGCCATCATCGAAACTACGTATCAGAGGCTGATGACTTGGATGCTGATTTGGATTACGCGGTTGATGTCAGTGGGGAGTTGGAGGCAGTGTgataacatacatacatacatgttgGCGAATTGAGGATGTGGACTCTTGTGTATTTGttttaaaacaaatataatatattgtatAAATGAGATGCAAAAGTCATCAATGGATCCGTGGCGCAATGGTAGCGCGTCTGACTCCAGATCAGAAGGTTGCGTGTTCGATTCACGTCGGGTTCAATTCCCCTGgtccatttcttttttcttttgttacttACCTGTGAAATCCAAAATACGCCCCTAGTATATCATACTCTTcgcttcttcttcctttttggcCTTTTCGGTATTTTCCACATCACGTCTAAGAGGGAGAGTCTGGTTCGAAAGTAGTTGCCGTCGTAGTTAAGGCGTTTCCGGTGGCGGAGTTGTTGGGAGTAATTCATTCGTGAGCACGTCATCCGACGCATCCTAGCTAGCAAGAAAGATGGGAATACTGGTTCTCATATGGATTATGGTGTTTTGAATGGCACCAGTTATTATACGAGATCAGATATTGCGAAGAAGAAGAGTAAAAGTGGGAGTTCAAGCCAGAGAGCAAGGGGTGCAGTCAGTGAGGTAGTTTCATCAATTAAGCAATTAGGACAAGGGTTTACTCGAGTCGCAGCAACAAGTTGTCAATGCATTTGCAGAAGCATTTGTGGAAAAgacagagaagaagagagtGTCAACTAAACTAATGGGGGATTTGTGATGGGTATGAACTCCAAAGTAGAGAGAATGTAGAACATGGTAGCAGGTTCActttttttattcttcaaaGGGTTTCATATTTTGATAGATTGTTGATTCAAAATCACTTGGGTCCAAGTCAGcttgttagggcaaatgcaatggtttgttatttgatgggcaacaaaaatattggtctggtcccacttctattatataaaaagtcaagtcaaacacgtattctaatacagccacatcaacaaaacacatcttccaatataatcacatcaacaaaacacaaatttctatacaatttctcttcccacccaacatggaggccaacaacattccattcctccatattatccacaacgcAACTACaccaaaaaatcaaatatcaatacatccacatcagcaaaacacttatcccaatatgaccacataagcaaaacacattttataatacagtcacatcaacaaaagacaacatctttattggcccaataatactttaccattgcatttgcccttactaAACCTAATACTAAATATAATTCAGAAAGCCAGGAAGATAGATCGAGTTTAGCCTCTTGATTTACTTCACAACTGAAAGAAGCCAGTAGCAAAGAAAGTGGCATTATATAAAACCTTTTTCACAACTAAATTTAGGAAGTTCAAATTTTGTAAAGATGAATAAACAAGACATTGAGAAAGGGCTTCACATCCCTTGCAGACCTGACTACTGAGGTTTGTAACTTGGTTGCGCTCCTCAGATTGACAAattcttggaaaaaaaaaatagtagttTTGAGGCAGAAGATAAGCAGTGATAGTTGCCCTATGAAGACCCACTTTTGCTACGGTTCTAGTGGGCTCTCTTAACCAAGTTACCATATATGATCGAGTTGTCGGTTCATCCTTCAATAGGTATGCGGTCAGAGAACCTGGCGCCTCCATCAATAAAACCAACATTTAATGTCATGTACCTAGTTTACTCATTTACCTGATTTTCACcttatttttcacttttttatcaaGGTAACGACATGGACACTATTAATAGTTTAGAGCACTCGGGGCAAATacaatggtaaagtgttattgggccaataaagatgttgtcttttattgatgtggttgtattgtaaaatgtgttttgcttatgtggttgtattgggataagtgttttgttgatgtggatgtattgatatttgatgttttggtgtagttttgttgtggataatatggaggaatggaatgttgttggcctccatgttgggtgggaagagaaattgtctagaaatttatgttttgttgatgtggttgtattggaagatgtgttttactgatgtgactgtattagaatacgtgtttgacttgactttttgtataatagaggtgggaccgggtcaacaaaaatgttggcccagcaaataagaaatcattgcatttgccctcacAATGATGTGTATTTGCTTGGGCATGGGAGCCAAAAAAGGTAACATTTTCTTGGCCTATCAAAAAATTTTGTGCTCCAATAATGCATATTTGTTGGCTTAtattttcaattgcacaaacatGAAGGCATGGAGCATGCAATGCCCACTTATTGGCCCAAAATAGGACCCACatctcacacacacactcacatttttgcctttaaatcaatattgagtcacacctctattacacaaaaagtaaaaccaataaatttacatcattgtggTTGACATACATCTATTCCCTTTTAAACCCCACAAAtcacaatttctcaaaaaatttGATGCCCAATAGAACAttcaccattgtggttgctcttattAGTTATCACTATTACATTTCTAGTGTCTTTAACATGGTGGTGACCACTAGGCACTAGTCCATCACAACTGGCGattaataaattaaagaaaaccaGCTTCAAGATCAAACGAAGGAAACTTTGAGAGGTGTTTTCCAATCCAAACAATCCAAATCTAAAATCTTAGCATGAGAGCCAAGTCATACAAAACTTGATACACATTTTAACACAACAAGCAAACCAAACCACAACCCATCACTACAAATACACATTCAAACACACCAATATCTCCACACCACAAAATTGATCAATACTTTCTGTAATCTTAAAGAAACAATGGCCTCTCcaagcaccaccaccaccactgtcCCGGCGCCGCCGTCATCGGACAACCAGACAACAGTCATAGTCATTGTCTTTGTCTCATTTGGTGGGATTTTGTTGCTGGCATTCCTTGCAGTTGGTCTATGCTGCttaatcaagaagaagaaaaagaagacaatTGAAGAAACAGAAGTTGTACATGTTGATGAGCATTTGAAGGTGAAGGAAGGTATTGTGGAAGGTCCACATGGTGGAAAAGCTGTGGTGCTCGAGATTAATGATGATGTTCATGTTGATGAAGTGATAAGGAAGAATGAAAAACTTGGTCATGCTAGGTCAGTAGAGGccaacaacaacagcaataataataataataataataataataataataataatccagTTGCCATTGAAGCAGCTGGAACATCTTCCTCTGGTTCTGACCTTCATCACCTTTAAAAACTCCTAAGATTGTGCTTAATTGCCAAAAAAATGTATGATTGCATGAAATTGATTTaagattaaatgaaattattgatatttatttatttatttactttgaGGTTGATGTTAATATCTTGGTGaattaataataatgaaaaactTGCATTTCTATGAATTATTATCAAACATTCTATACAACTAGGGAGAGTGGATTTGAACCCATGAGACCTTTAGGAGGAATGGGATTTACATTGGGAGGCTTGGCCACCATGAAAACACTTGCTTCCAATTTTTCCTTCACATTAATTACTTAACGTTAAAATTGATTCGAAAAATGACATGCAATTCACTAAATGAAGGATGTTTTATTTCTAATGGGTATAATTTTTCTTCATATATTACTTACGGTAACCGCTTCTTAGAATTTCGAATGGGTTGAAGGTTCGAATCAATTCATATAATAGttaataataaaatgaatatatatttcACAAAAAAGAATGAGATCGATTATTCAAGAACTTGAGAATAATTGTTGTTGTACTGCCTCTTcgtatgaatttttttaatgtgtttttgtgGCATCATCGTTAATACGTCATTAATTTCAAGTGATTATAATTTGTGGttgaaataagaagacatatgacaattattacttatcatattttataaattttttatttttagtgttattttttataCTTTCGAACGCATAAGATCATTTGTCCAACCACTATGATCAGTGGTGGACCCAGAAATTTGAATCGGTGGGGGCACAAAAGTATTGTGGGGTCGTTGccccttgaatttttttttattttatttttataaagacGGCTAGTGTTTTATTTTAATAGTGCCgtcatttattttaataatcCAATAGTTTATTTTAACAATCCAATCATTCACATTCAGTATCTTTTGGAGTTAGTTCGACATTTGTTCTTCGGATTTGTAATTCCTCAACTAAGATTTGTAAATTCCTAAGCTACTACTAATGTGACGCAAGAGATCATGTTTGATGTTATGAGATGTAGTATTAAGTTTAAAcccttttcaagaaaaaaaaaatctaatagcCCATATAAAAGatgttattttaaatttaaattttattgattttcaaaaacatgGATTGGTAAAAGGTTACTTAGACAAGAACATGGATTTAGAATAAATTGAATAATACAAAGTCATGAAGAATTAAGTACACCTACTCATACAttgtataaacatatatataagttgAGAATGGAAGGTAACCtgattggtcaggttgtctgtccaAAACCTTGAGGTAGGTTCAGGGTAGTTTTCATCCGTTGTTGTGACCTTCATGCCCCTGAAGTATAACTTAACGTGTATGTGGTTTATGGAcctttcaaaacaaaataaaaaaaaacatacacaaTTCTGGCTTAAGTGTGTGGCATATGGACccttccaaaaaaagaaaaaaaagaaaaacatatacacttcttaaaaaaaatctatagcTACCAGTT
Protein-coding regions in this window:
- the LOC119980031 gene encoding uncharacterized protein LOC119980031; the encoded protein is MASPSTTTTTVPAPPSSDNQTTVIVIVFVSFGGILLLAFLAVGLCCLIKKKKKKTIEETEVVHVDEHLKVKEGIVEGPHGGKAVVLEINDDVHVDEVIRKNEKLGHARSVEANNNNNNNPVAIEAAGTSSSGSDLHHL